A region of the Leptospira ryugenii genome:
ATGACAATTGATCCTTTATTCTTACCTCTACCAATCGATGAGAAGAAAGAGCAATTTGCCGGCCAAGTCTACTTAGAAATATTTCATAAGTCAAAGGATAGATTGTTTTTGGAGAAAGCCTCTGGACACTTTCAATCCTGTATACGAATCTTTCCTTATTCCGCAGTTTGTTTAAAACGACTTTCAGAAATCGAGAGCTTGAAAGGTGATGCGAAGAATGCCAAAGATTTTGAATCTTTGTACAAACAGAACGACCCATTTGGATTGGTTGTTCCCTAAACCCACTCATACTTCTTTAAAATGGATTGCATAAAATGGTTTTTGCGATTAGGAAAGACTAAATGGAAGCAGAGTTTTGGTACAAACGTTGGGAGAATTTAGAAATCGGATTCCATGAAGAGTTTCCAAATCCATTTTTGGTAGAGTATTTTTCTAAATTGCAGTTACAGGCGAAAGGTACTATTTTTGTTCCTTTATGCGGTAAGACCAAAGATATTTCCTGGCTCTTAGAAAGAGATCTTCAGGTAGTTGCCGTTGAGCTCAGTCCACTCGCCATCACGCAATTGTTTACTGACCTAAAATATAGTCCCGAACGTACTCAAGTTGGAAATCTTACGTTATGGGAGGCACCTAATTTAAAAGTATTTGAAGGAGATATCTTTCAATTAGAAAAAGAGCAGATTGGCTCTTTTGATGCCATCTATGACAGAGCTGCTTTGGTAGCCTTACCCTATGGTATGCGAGTACAATATGTACATAAATTAAGGTCTCTAACTGATACTGCCAAAATTCTTCTGATATGTTTTGAATACGACCAATCTTTAGCCTCGGGACCTCCGTTTTCAATTTCTGAGGAAGAGATCAGAAGCCATTATGGGCAAAACTTTGAACTAAACTTATTCACAGAAATGACACTAACGGGAGGTCTTAGAGGAAAGATACCAGCAAAAGAAAAAGTATGGTATCTAGAACCCAAACCACAAGCTTCACCAAAGATTTAAAAATGGACACGAAGGATAACTAGAGAATCACTTTCTTTTGCGTTCGGTTACCAATGATTGGTTTATCTTTTTTGTATGTTCTTGTCCGATGGTTGTATTGAGAGAAATACTCAAATCTTCCCATGCCTCTTCTAAGGAAGGAAGAATATCCAATCCTTTTGCTGTCATAGTTAAGTATTTTGATCTTCCGATTCTATTCTCCGAAATTAATTTTTTTTTCTGCATTCCTTTTATTAATCGTGTTACAGTTGATCTATCCAAATTCATTAAATCTGCTAAGTCAGAGGGCTGAATCGTTTCTCCCTTTACTTTTCCTAAACTTAATAAAAAAAATGCCTGACTTGGAGCGAGTCCGAATGGCTCAAATGCCTTAATAGCCAATTTATCAATCGTTCGAAACAGTCTGCTTACATTAAAATACAAGCAGCCAATAAAATTTGGACATAAACGATCTGAAACAGCCGACATAAGTCCATTCTATGATAAATCAAAAATAGAAAAACAAATTTTTTGCTTGCATACCGAACCAATATTATTGCATATACAACAATTATAATTGTATATACAATGGGAGAAGCAAGAATGAAAATTGGCATTCTAGGATCTGGGGTTGTTGGGAATACTCTAGCAGATGGATTTATAAATAAAGGATTTATGGTAATTCGGGGTACGAGAGATCCAGATAAGTTAAAAGACTGGGAAAAAAGGATCGGTCAACAAGGCAAGGTCACATTTTTTAAAGAAGCAGCAGAAGAGTCTGATCTGGTTGTTTTGGCTGTGAAAGGTAGTGCTGCGGAAGAAATCGTGAAGGATATTTCAGATTCGATTACTGGTAAATGTGTCTTGGATGCCACCAACCCAATTTCCAATGATCCTCCTGTAAACGGAGTCCTCTCCTTTTTCACGTCATTACAGGAATCGCTTATGGAAAGACTTCAAAAAATATCACCCGAAGCACTTTTCGTAAAAGCTTTTTCTTGTGTTGGAAGTTCTTTCATGGTCGATCCAAAATTTCAGGAAGGAAAGCCTACCATGTTCATATGCGGAAATGATGAAAAAGCAAAGATTCAGGCGAATACAATTTTACAATCGTTTGGTTGGGAAGTGGAAGATTTGGGAAAAGCGGAAGCTGCTCGAGCCATCGAACCTCTATGCATCTTATGGTGTCTTCCTGGATTTTTACATAATCGCTGGAATCATGCATTTCGACTTTTAAAAAAATGAATATTGCAAACAGATTTTATATGTTCTCAGATTGTGAACAAATAAACGCTATTCTACTCGTCTATCCTCTGAGTCTTCTTTGACACCATTGCGAAAATTTGATATCGGTTCGCCTTCCTCATTTTCAGCTTCTACCAATCGAAACCGAACGTTTGTTTGCATTTGTTTTTGTGCCTTTGCTGACTCTGGACTTACGAGTCTATCTCCTCCGTGGATCAGAGGGTGATAAGGAGTCGCCAATCTTGCCCAGACTAAGTGCCTTGCGTCCGTATCTCCTGGATTCTTTCTTGGAGGAGCGAGGGGCTCTAGGGGAATCCAGCCATAGTTGGGGAACCAAACTTCAACAAATTTATGGTTCAATTCAAATTCTGTCGCTCCATTCCAAGGCAAAAAGTTCCATACTAACCTTGCTGGGATACCAGCAGCCCTTAGGAGTGCAATCTGTACATAAGAATGTTCTGTGCAGCCTCCTTTGTATTTTTGGATTACAAGAGGAGCTGGATCAAATTTTCCTTTTGCATAAGGCATACCAACTGCATAGGCATATACGTTTTTGAGATATATTACGAAATCATTATCAAACAACTCTATTTTCTTTGCTAACACTTGCTCATGGTTAAGATCATAGGTTGGATGATCCTTTATATATTCATTCAGATGTGAGGGAAAGGAAATTTCCGAAATTGGGAAAGAATAAGATGGTTTAAATCTTACTTGGTATCGGTATAGATCTGCAGTCCATATTTCTTTTTCCCAAACTTGGTCTTTGGTAAGAGCGGGCATTGTGATGAACAAAACTCGATTGCCATCTTCGTCCTCTTCTATCTTTCCTGGATAAAGCAAACTTTCTTCTATGATCTCCTGGGAATACGTTTGCTTTGGCGGAAGAAGAATCCGTATCGTCTGAGCGCTAACGTTTTGCTTTGCCTTTATATTCAAGACAGCACTCAGCTTTGTCTTCTTTGGCGAAATCCGTAGCATTTCTTTTGATTTAGATAAAGAAAGTCCATTCGATACTTTTAAAAATTGATCACCAAACAAGTACAATGAAAAAGATTTTTTATTCTCAAGATCGAAAATTGGAAGCAAACCATCCGCAATATCAGTTGCTTTCATTAAATCATGGTGGTGCGTTTTGGCAGAAATCGATTTTTTCCATTCCATTGTTTTGGGATCCAACTCTCTAAGGATAGCACCCCAGAACGTAGATATGATATAAAGATTTCCATTTGGACCCCGCAACATTCTTTGGGCTTTGCCTTGCGGGATTTCATATTCGGCTATCTGTTGGAAGTTTGGCAAAGACAGGGCCAATACCTTTGCATCGGATAAGAGATATAGCCGATCTTTTTCGATAACGATATCAGACCATTTTTTAATTGAAATAGGGAAAGGAAGAGATTGTTTGATCGCAAAAGAAATAGGATCGACTGCGGTGAGTGTATTGCTTTCCAAAAGCCATACACTCTCTCCATAGAAGGACCATGCAAATAATTTTCCATTCCAAGTGATTGACTGTGTCTCTCCGTTTCGTAAAGATTTTAAGGTGATTACACTTTGGTTTTTTTGCGGACTGAGTGCATAGAAATGAGTTGTCGTACGCAAACGACTGGCAAAAAAATTGGTGCCTTTGGGGGGTTCTTCTTCCCAAGACAGAGAATAGGGATCTGCAACTGCTTCAAAAGTGAATTCAACTGCATACAAAGAACAACTTATGAAAACCAAAACTATATAGAGTGAGGACCGGAATGGATTGCTTGTCATAGTCAGTAACCTTTTCCTATACCTTCTATCGAAACCAAAATTCCAAACATGTAAATCGAAATTTTCTTGAGGGGAATGGATCTAGCCTAAGCACAAATTGTCGCAGTAGTATAAGAGCATCCGCATTATTGCCTTTCTCTTGCCGTAACAACCGCTATACTATGTCTTTAGGGAGAATTCCGCGCGAATTGAACTAAGCTGAGCTCTGCTTCAGCTTAGTTTTGGTCTAGATTAGTCTTTCGTTTTAATGAAATCGACGCAAGTGGCAGAAAGTTCTGCTTCCTTTGATTTTAAGCACTGGATGATCGCTCCTTTCCCTGGTTTGACATCTGCACAGAGTTTCTTTCTATCCTCTTTGCAGGACTTTCCGAATTCCTTATGTTTTTCTTTCACCTCTGCACGTTTTGCCAAACAAGCTTCAGAAAGAGATGCTTCGTTTTCTTTCAGACATTTTATGATTCTTCCTTCGCCTTTTTCAACAGATGCGCAAAATTTTTCAATGTCTGCTTTACATGCTCCTTTATAAGCCTTTGGATCTGCACCTATTTGAGTCGAGAGAAGTACGAGTAGAAAGAGAAATCTATATATCAAATATTTCATTTGAACTCCTTAGTATTCTAAAGATAACTCCTTTTAAAATTAAGCCAATTGATTTTTTTTGTACTTAGGAAGCAAACCAAGGATCTATGCTAAAATTATTTGAAACAAATCTTTCCTTTGGGATCCGTAAGAAAGAGAAAGTACTCCCCATAAATAATTCCCAACCAATTTCCTAGATTAAGAGGTATATCTGAAGTTTAGAAAAATCAGATGTTCTAAATAAATTTCTGATTAGGATCAAATTCGTAGGTTTCTCCATGACAGACTCAGTTTTTTGCAAGGTAAAATGCCTATAACAAATGAAGGCTCTGGTATTTTCAAAATTTCTTTACAAAAATTCTACACTTTGGTAGATTCCAATCCAGAAATCGTGCGATTCGTCCGTTAAGAAACGAGAGCGTACAAATTAAGCAAAGGAGGTTCTTTGGATGAGTGCGAATGATAGAGTATCATCAGATCAATTGGCAAAGTTCGATCTGAGTGAAG
Encoded here:
- the tmpT gene encoding thiopurine S-methyltransferase, whose protein sequence is MEAEFWYKRWENLEIGFHEEFPNPFLVEYFSKLQLQAKGTIFVPLCGKTKDISWLLERDLQVVAVELSPLAITQLFTDLKYSPERTQVGNLTLWEAPNLKVFEGDIFQLEKEQIGSFDAIYDRAALVALPYGMRVQYVHKLRSLTDTAKILLICFEYDQSLASGPPFSISEEEIRSHYGQNFELNLFTEMTLTGGLRGKIPAKEKVWYLEPKPQASPKI
- a CDS encoding MarR family winged helix-turn-helix transcriptional regulator, yielding MSAVSDRLCPNFIGCLYFNVSRLFRTIDKLAIKAFEPFGLAPSQAFFLLSLGKVKGETIQPSDLADLMNLDRSTVTRLIKGMQKKKLISENRIGRSKYLTMTAKGLDILPSLEEAWEDLSISLNTTIGQEHTKKINQSLVTERKRK
- a CDS encoding NADPH-dependent F420 reductase; protein product: MKIGILGSGVVGNTLADGFINKGFMVIRGTRDPDKLKDWEKRIGQQGKVTFFKEAAEESDLVVLAVKGSAAEEIVKDISDSITGKCVLDATNPISNDPPVNGVLSFFTSLQESLMERLQKISPEALFVKAFSCVGSSFMVDPKFQEGKPTMFICGNDEKAKIQANTILQSFGWEVEDLGKAEAARAIEPLCILWCLPGFLHNRWNHAFRLLKK
- a CDS encoding transglutaminase-like domain-containing protein, with amino-acid sequence MTSNPFRSSLYIVLVFISCSLYAVEFTFEAVADPYSLSWEEEPPKGTNFFASRLRTTTHFYALSPQKNQSVITLKSLRNGETQSITWNGKLFAWSFYGESVWLLESNTLTAVDPISFAIKQSLPFPISIKKWSDIVIEKDRLYLLSDAKVLALSLPNFQQIAEYEIPQGKAQRMLRGPNGNLYIISTFWGAILRELDPKTMEWKKSISAKTHHHDLMKATDIADGLLPIFDLENKKSFSLYLFGDQFLKVSNGLSLSKSKEMLRISPKKTKLSAVLNIKAKQNVSAQTIRILLPPKQTYSQEIIEESLLYPGKIEEDEDGNRVLFITMPALTKDQVWEKEIWTADLYRYQVRFKPSYSFPISEISFPSHLNEYIKDHPTYDLNHEQVLAKKIELFDNDFVIYLKNVYAYAVGMPYAKGKFDPAPLVIQKYKGGCTEHSYVQIALLRAAGIPARLVWNFLPWNGATEFELNHKFVEVWFPNYGWIPLEPLAPPRKNPGDTDARHLVWARLATPYHPLIHGGDRLVSPESAKAQKQMQTNVRFRLVEAENEEGEPISNFRNGVKEDSEDRRVE
- a CDS encoding cysteine rich repeat-containing protein translates to MKYLIYRFLFLLVLLSTQIGADPKAYKGACKADIEKFCASVEKGEGRIIKCLKENEASLSEACLAKRAEVKEKHKEFGKSCKEDRKKLCADVKPGKGAIIQCLKSKEAELSATCVDFIKTKD